In Plasmodium falciparum 3D7 genome assembly, chromosome: 13, the following are encoded in one genomic region:
- a CDS encoding trafficking protein particle complex subunit 2, putative: MNKSTGSMSSNLSQVFVLTIIGKGDIPLYEADLSINSKRDISEHLTQFIIHQSLDSLDEIVWKNSSMFLKNIDSFNNYSVSAYCTPGHMKFLLLYKNRNEGGTNLTNTNIYIPSDDHIKSFFETVHENYIKVLLNPLYEPNGIITSSLFDQNVHLAAKKYLHQ, from the coding sequence CATCAAATTTAAGTCAAGTTTTTGTTTTGACCATAATTGGAAAGGGAGATATACCATTATATGAAGCTGATTTATCAATAAATAGTAAGAGAGATATATCTGAACATTTAACACAGTTCATAATTCATCAATCATTAGATTCTTTAGATGAAATAGTATGGAAAAATTCTAgtatgtttttaaaaaatattgacagttttaataattatagtgTATCAGCATATTGTACCCCTGGTCAtatgaaatttttattattatataaaaatagaaatgaaGGAGGAACCAACCTTAccaatacaaatatatatatcccaTCGGATGATCATATCAAATCCTTTTTTGAAACAGTAcatgaaaattatattaaggTTTTATTAAATCCTTTATATGAACCGAATGGGATTATTACGAGTTCATTGTTTGATCAAAATGTTCATTTGGCagcaaaaaaatatttacaccAGTGA
- a CDS encoding nucleotidyltransferase, putative, with the protein MEDDYYFFLFQEEESEQVKEAKQDLHNALKKNREKIKNVSNNKPMEKASNIIWLGQDDDNLKNEYKKHNEGKHNRDRKKSAEDINILSSDKRNIINRRNDEFTKKYEQDKYHSYDGRHDNDDNVDSFPFNDIQNKKRKKETSYSKNEMEYGYCEHKDSFDKYNNKKKIRKNDDMYHEPNNNNNNNNNKYNYYGSNNNNHDNVEHKKLNNKEENITDPNVKYLSNLNNQNNLDDKEKKNKLLDSKGRSNNSHIITVSSNSSLSSDDSTSTNYLPSSKKRKNINETCYSNKYSKDSNNIIIEGSGYNMKKKSLSRNKSYKEEKRKNSSFLLNDANVEHGIHNKEYEARDRNTTNNVLKSNIHKNILKKFKINYKNLSSMEKEYYNYMIKKLDINYDDEKKVLYTDSLFNEKFSYMVSKENKNFNFLGYLEYSCFYILEWLTPSKEEKLLKLKSLIKLELLVKSLFPKSKIEVFGSYTSGLSLPSSDIDVCIMNIKENELDCLYILAYALIKLNIACDIRIIKDARVKILKYIDKELGVQIDICINQKSSKETTDFIITQMKKYIYLRPLVLLLKFFLHSRNLNETYIGGIGSFLLSCMVLHFLQMHTSTFDNNHFNNTYLIKLLIEFFYFYSIDFKLHDACIVVRGLGHVLPRRLRKEYEYNDQRLCFENPIDTSIDIGRNTYRIKYILYLFSYTYCNFISLISKLRKHSNNFHFPYIPNVDEQSHTKNKKNGKPLENKNCKINNNTKKNYIYGSKIKSNCIYPLFYGNIFNPDNIIFTKRYKKNFPSNDWDIRHFDFIFTKQEINNMFNMSCEDLNSYVNMDYMIMNTSSMLYANIDKIFSHSFDVYNNIFKYSTSHDI; encoded by the coding sequence aTGGAAGAtgattattacttttttttattccaaGAAGAAGAATCAGAACAAGTGAAAGAAGCAAAACAAGATCTTCACAATGCTTTAAAAAAGAACAgagagaaaataaaaaatgtaagtaATAATAAGCCAATGGAAAAAGCTTCCAACATTATATGGCTTGGAcaagatgatgataatttaaagaatgaatataaaaaacataatgAAGGAAAACATAATAGAGATAGAAAGAAAAGTGCAGaagatattaatattttatcctctgataaaaggaatataataaatagaaGAAATGATGAATTtactaaaaaatatgaacaagaTAAATATCATTCATATGATGGTCGtcatgataatgatgataatgtaGATTCATTTCCCTTTaatgatatacaaaataaaaaaagaaaaaaagaaacatctTATTCAAAAAATGAGATGGAATATGGATATTGTGAACATAAAGATTcatttgataaatataacaacaaaaagaaaattagaaaaaatgaTGACATGTATCATGAgcctaataataataataataataataataataaatataattattatggtagtaataataataatcacgATAATGtagaacataaaaaattaaataataaagaagaaaatataactGATCCCAAtgttaaatatttatctaatttgaataatcaaaataatttagatgataaagagaaaaaaaataaattattagacTCAAAAGGAAGAAGTAATAATTCACATATTATTACGGTTTCATCAAATTCATCTCTTTCCTCGGATGATAGCACATCTACAAATTATTTACCTTCTtcgaaaaaaagaaagaatataaatgaaaCGTGTTATTCTAATAAATATTCAAAggattcaaataatataataatagaagGTTCTggatataatatgaaaaagaaatctTTATCACGTAATAAAAgttataaagaagaaaaacgaaaaaacagcagctttttattaaatgatgCAAATGTTGAACATGGAATACATAACAAAGAATATGAAGCAAGAGATAGGAATACCACAAACAATGTATTAAAatcaaatatacataaaaatattttaaaaaaatttaaaattaattataagaaTTTATCTTCTAtggaaaaagaatattataattatatgataaaaaaattagatataaattatgatgatgagaAGAAAGTATTATATACAGATTCTTTATTTAACGAAAAATTTTCCTATATGGTAAGTAAAGAAAATAAgaatttcaattttttagGTTATTTAGAATAttcttgtttttatatacttGAATGGTTAACCCCCAGCAAAGAagagaaattattaaaacttaaatctttaataaaattagagTTATTAGTCAAATCTCTTTTTCCAAAATCTAAGATCGAAGTGTTTGGTTCGTATACATCTGGATTATCATTACCCAGTAGTGATATTGATGTAtgtattatgaatataaaagaaaatgaattagattgtttatatatattagcctatgctttaataaaattaaatatagcatgtgatataagaataattaaAGATGCAAGAGTaaagatattaaaatatattgataaagAATTAGGTGTCCAAATcgatatatgtattaatcaAAAATCATCAAAAGAAACAACTGATTTTATAATAActcaaatgaaaaaatatatatatttaagacccttagttttattattaaaattttttttacattctaGAAATTTAAATGAAACATATATAGGAGGCATAGGTTCATTTCTTTTGTCATGTATGGTGTTACACTTTTTACAAATGCACACATCAACGTTTGATAATaatcattttaataatacatatttgaTCAAGTTATTAATagaattcttttatttctataGTATAGATTTTAAATTACATGATGCATGCATAGTAGTTCGAGGATTAGGCCATGTGTTACCAAGACGTTTAAGAAaagaatatgaatataatgatCAGCGTTTATGTTTTGAAAATCCTATAGATACATCTATAGATATAGGTAGAAATACTTAtagaattaaatatatcttgtatttatttagttATACATATTGTAATTTTATAAGCTTAATATCCAAATTAAGAAAACATTCGAATAATTTCCATTTCCCATATATTCCTAATGTCGATGAACAAAGccatacaaaaaataaaaaaaatggaaaacctttagaaaacaaaaattgtaaaataaataataatacaaaaaaaaattatatatatggttcAAAGATTAAATCTAATTGTATCTACCCTCTATTTTATGGAAACATCTTTAATCCTgataatatcatttttaccAAACGTTATAAAAAGAACTTCCCAAGTAATGATTGGGATATAAGACAttttgattttatatttacaaaacaggaaataaataatatgtttaatatgTCTTGTGAGGATCTAAACTCATATGTAAACATGGATTATATGATTATGAATACCTCTAGTATGTTGTATGCGAACattgataaaatattttcccaTTCATTTGacgtatataataatatatttaaatattcaacaagtcatgatatataa
- a CDS encoding SAM-dependent RNA methyltransferase, putative — MSTKYIIEHLDELEEWCIHEYIHICETVRDENVIFTKFCENFSELTNGKYKPACYEKSIDELKNELLSGNICLLDMKAKNKLTCNDKNKIDFLLFGGILGNVPSDDRTSILRNFNFPISRNLGPIQMTTNTAVLVCYIILNDNVELENIPYVDDPEIFLKNNKESITLPFRFVSKYYYTKCEQDKNVPVLPEKFKEYLIKLGDQQFDDMSSFLENEDN; from the coding sequence ATGTCAACCAAATACATTATAGAACATTTAGATGAACTCGAGGAATGGTGCATAcatgaatatatacatatatgcgAAACGGTAAGAGATgaaaatgtaatatttacaaaattcTGTGAAAACTTTAGTGAATTGACAAATGGTAAATATAAACCAGCATGTTATGAAAAGTCAATAGATGAATTAAAGAATGAACTATTGTCAGGCAACATTTGTTTATTAGACATGAaagcaaaaaataaattaacatgtaacgataaaaataaaattgattttttattatttggagGAATATTAGGAAATGTTCCATCTGATGATCGTACATCAATATTAAGAAATTTTAATTTCCCCATATCAAGAAATTTGGGTCCTATACAAATGACTACGAATACAGCTGTTCTtgtttgttatattattttgaatgATAATGTCGAATTGGAAAACATTCCATATGTTGATGATCCAGAgatttttcttaaaaataataaggaatCCATTACACTTCCTTTTCGTTTTGTttctaaatattattataccaAATGTGAGCAAGATAAAAATGTGCCCGTTCTTCCAGAAAAATTTAAAGAGTACTTAATAAAATTGGGTGATCAACAGTTTGATGATATGTCATCATTTttagaaaatgaagataattGA
- a CDS encoding DNA-(apurinic or apyrimidinic site) lyase 1, putative, whose translation MFFSFYHSSFSSLSSFFFSFFSLLLYMLVLLQIFPKNYYEAGTLSIRVIRKNTFNHSYNNIKNIHYIHCGYPNIFNNCRNYYMNNFYNNNLSAPFKNKNNYMHIFFKIVEGNKKKKREHPFFKYLFHMNMLEKSGDKKNTVISKITESCQYGDIRKYMNMKKESLEEGEKNKSGEEYNKHVEQNNIKDEKIHFKDGTFIKSKEEEIENEKGGTICLKKEIQKNVLEINNNTYNNDTKYLSNPKGVTNKSKQSKKEIEKKKKKKNNNNNNNNNNKIKSEKSANDTKNIPPIPKNTEDRWNDYNKIKEYAKISNVYLGAHISASGGVQNAPINSFNISGLAFALFLKNQRKWESAALTNENIKQFEENCKKYNFDKNFILPHGSYLINLANPDKEKRDKSYLSFLDDIKRCEQLNIKLYNFHPGSTVGQCTVDEGIKNVADCINKVHKETNNVIIVLENSAGQKNSVGSKFEHLRDIINLVHDKDRIGVCLDTCHTFAAGYNIKTFENFDNVMKQFDDIVNVKYLKAVHLNDSKSDIGSGLDRHENIGKGKLTMDTFKYIMKSKYFKNIPIILETPDITNDESIYKYEIQNLYKLYFEK comes from the coding sequence atgtttttttccttttatcaCTCCTCATTTTCATCTTTGTCatctttcttcttttcttttttttcattacttTTGTATATGCTCGTACTTCTCCAAATATTTCCaaagaattattatgaaGCTGGTACCTTGTCAATCCGAGTTATAAGAAAGAACACATTTAATCactcttataataatataaaaaatattcattatatacattGTGGATAtcctaatatttttaataactgtcgtaattattatatgaacaatTTTTACAACAATAATTTAAGTGCTCCattcaaaaacaaaaataattatatgcatatattttttaaaatagttgagggtaataaaaaaaaaaaaagagaacaTCCCTTTTTCAAATACTTATTTCATATGAACATGTTGGAAAAAAGTGgagacaaaaaaaatacagtGATAAGTAAAATTACTGAATCTTGCCAATATGGagatataagaaaatatatgaatatgaaaaaagaatCATTGGAAGAaggagaaaaaaacaaaagtggagaggaatataataaacacgTTGAACAAAACAATATTAAGGATGAGAAAATTCATTTTAAAGATGgtacatttataaaaagcaaagaagaagaaatagaAAATGAGAAAGGTGGTACTATTTgtttaaaaaaggaaatacaaaaaaatgttttggaaataaataataatacatataataatgatacaaaatatttaagTAATCCAAAAGGAGTAACAAATAAAAGTAAACAATCAAAAAAAGAgatagaaaagaaaaaaaaaaaaaaaaataataataataataataataataataataaaataaaatctgAGAAATCTGCAAATGATACCAAAAATATCCCACCTATACCAAAAAATACAGAAGATAGATggaatgattataataaaataaaagaatatgcAAAAATAAGTAATGTTTATTTAGGTGCTCATATATCTGCATCAGGTGGTGTACAGAATGCTCctattaattcttttaatatatctggTTTAGCATTtgcattatttttaaaaaatcaacGTAAATGGGAAAGTGCAGCATTAACAAATGAAAACATAAAACAATTTGAAGAAAATTGTAAAAAGTATAATTTcgataaaaattttattttacctCATGGATCTTATCTAATAAATTTAGCAAATccagataaagaaaaaagagaTAAATCATACTTATCTTTTttagatgatataaaaagatgtgaacaattaaatattaaattatataattttcatccAGGATCTACTGTTGGACAATGTACGGTTGATGAaggtataaaaaatgtagCTGACTGTATTAATAAGGTTCATAAAGAAACtaataatgttattataGTTTTAGAAAATTCTGCAGGTCAAAAAAATTCAGTAGGTTCCAAATTTGAACATTTAAGAGATATTATTAATCTAGTACATGACAAAGATAGAATTGGAGTATGTCTTGATACATGCCATACTTTCGCTGCaggttataatattaaaaccTTTGAAAATTTTGATAACGTCATGAAACAATTTGATGATATTGTTAatgttaaatatttaaaagctGTTCATTTAAATGATTCCAAATCTGATATAGGAAGTGGACTGGATAGACATGAAAATATTGGAAAAGGGAAATTAACTATGGatacttttaaatatattatgaaatccaaatattttaaaaatattcctATCATACTAGAAACACCAGATATAACAAATGATgaatctatatataaatatgaaatccaaaatttatataagttatattttgaaaagtga
- a CDS encoding ATP-dependent RNA helicase DBP8, putative yields MIICARTKKPSLRFCKLFRRYYIRKFLKNKIKEDLIKKKRYKYKERENVDGTRLYNEEQINSYSDQSNNITFEELGVEDWLIKISKSVHILYPTKIQQLCLPLIIQGKNVIGSSETGSGKTICYCWSILQELNKNVYGIFSLILLPTRELVFQIIEQFHLYGSKIGVMILSCIGGFSLIEQRKSVMTKPHIIVGTPGRISDILESSIDIQNCFKRLRFLVLDEADLLLQKCFEDKLQNILNNLPKNYANERKTLFFSSTITNSLQLLIDTFPYNNLILVNVNKKQKPPKNLDQRYIYVEEIAHITYLIYILKNKVNNLSGIIFTANSYKCELVYTVLNMLGIDNVDAMHSSKDQKNRFATLAKFKNGLCKILVATDIISRGIDIPKISFVINFDFPNDTVQYIHRVGRTARANRKGLAISFIDKKDVNSFNQVKNIMKDKLKPYTLNKKEVLENMFKIGRVIKKAEIMLEEKKDIKRENERLKHYIFHNE; encoded by the coding sequence ATGATAATATGTGCGAGGACAAAGAAACCCTCGCTAAGGTTTTGCAAACTATTTAGACGTTACTACAtaagaaaatttttaaaaaataaaattaaagaggatcttataaaaaagaaaagatataaatataaagaacgTGAAAATGTAGATGGCACCCGCTTATATAATGAGGAACAGATAAATAGTTACAGTGAccaaagtaataatataacgtTTGAAGAATTAGGTGTTGAAGATtggttaataaaaattagtAAGAgtgttcatatattatatccaaCCAAAATCCAACAATTATGTTTACCTTTAATTATACAAGGGAAAAATGTAATTGGTTCTTCAGAAACAGGTAGTGGGAAAACTATATGTTATTGTTGGAGTATATTacaagaattaaataaaaatgtttatggTATATTTTCGTTAATCTTATTACCGACAAGAGAATTAGTGTTTCAGATTATTGAAcaatttcatttatatggTAGTAAAATAGGTGTCATGATTCTATCTTGTATAGGTGGGTTTTCATTAATCGAGCAAAGAAAAAGTGTTATGACAAAACCACATATTATTGTTGGAACACCAGGGAGAATTAGCGATATATTAGAAAGCAGTATAGATATACAAAATTGTTTTAAAAGATTAAGGTTTTTAGTACTCGACGAAGCTGATTTGttattacaaaaatgttTTGAAGATAAATTACAAAACATCCTAAATAATTTACCAAAGAATTATGCTAACGAAAGGAAAACATTATTCTTTAGTTCTACTATCACCAATTCATTACAATTATTAATAGACACTTttccatataataatttaattttagttaatgtaaataaaaaacaaaaacctCCTAAAAACCTAGATCaaagatatatttatgttgaAGAAATTGCACACATTACCTATCTAATTTAtatcttaaaaaataaagttaaTAATTTATCTGGTATTATATTTACAGCTAATAGTTATAAATGTGAACTTGTTTATACTGTTTTAAATATGTTAGGTATAGATAACGTGGATGCTATGCATTCCTCAAAAGATCAAAAAAACAGATTTGCAACATTAGCCAAATTTAAAAACGGATTATGTAAAATACTTGTTGCTACGGATATTATTAGTAGAGGTATAGATATTCCAAAAATCTCTTTTGTAATTAATTTTGATTTCCCAAATGATACTGTTCAATATATACACAGAGTTGGACGAACAGCCAGAGCTAACCGAAAGGGACTAGCCATTTCATTTATTGACAAAAAAGATGTCAATTCATTTAATCAagtcaaaaatataatgaaagataaattaaaacCCTACACACTCAACAAAAAAGAAGTTCTGgaaaatatgtttaaaattGGACGAGTCATAAAAAAAGCAGAAATTATgctagaagaaaaaaaagatataaagaGAGAAAATGAAAGATTAAagcattatatttttcacaaCGAATAA
- a CDS encoding eukaryotic translation initiation factor 6, putative: MAIRVQFENSNEVGVFSRLTNSYALVALGGSENFSSVFESELSQHIPLVYTTIGGTRVIGRVCVGNRKGLLVSSICTDQELLHLRNCLPENVKIKRIEERLSALGNCITTNDYVGLIHTDIDKETEEIIQDVLDIEVFRTSIAGNLLVGTYSYFTNNGGLLHAMTSSQEIEELSELLQIPLITGTINRGSDLIGSGLVANDWSAFCGMDTTAIELSIIEKVFKLNNITDNNMEDTFKYKSSIIQTMI, translated from the coding sequence atggcTATCAGGGTACAGTTTGAAAATTCGAATGAGGTGGGTGTTTTTTCGAGATTAACAAATTCATATGCTCTTGTAGCTTTAGGAGGATCAGAAAATTTTTCTAGTGTTTTTGAATCCGAGTTATCACAACACATTCCCTTAGTATATACAACTATAGGAGGTACCAGAGTAATAGGTCGGGTTTGTGTCGGTAATAGGAAAGGGCTTCTTGTTTCTAGTATATGCACGGATCAAGAGTTATTACATTTGAGAAATTGTTTACcagaaaatgtaaaaataaaaagaatagaaGAAAGATTATCAGCTTTAGGAAATTGTATAACAACAAATGATTATGTAGGTTTAATACATACAGATATTGATAAAGAAACTGAAGAAATAATACAAGATGTATTAGATATCGAAGTCTTTCGAACATCTATAGCAGGGAATTTATTAGTAGGAACCTATTCCTATTTTACAAATAATGGAGGATTATTACATGCAATGACTTCATCACAAGAAATCGAAGAATTATCAGAACTATTACAAATACCATTAATCACTGGTACTATAAATAGAGGAAGTGATCTTATAGGATCAGGGTTAGTAGCTAATGATTGGTCAGCATTTTGTGGAATGGATACTACAGCCATAGAACTTAGTATTATCGAAAAAGTATTTaaattgaataatataacagataataatatggaagacacctttaaatataaatcttCCATAATACAAACAATGATAtga